The following is a genomic window from Caldicellulosiruptoraceae bacterium PP1.
AGGAAATAAGACCTTTATCCCTGCAAAATGCTACGATGAAATAATTAATTATCTAAAGGGAAATGGTATTTCTCCATATTATATTGAAACTAATGTATTATATAGAGGTTCAAGAACAACTACAGATCTTCATGTTGAAACAGCAAAAGAGCATGGCTTTACTCAGATTCCAATAATAATAGCGGATGGAGATATTGGAACAGAATATGATGAAATTGAAATTAATAAAGAATATATAAAAAAGTGTAAGATTGGCAAAGGATATGGGAAGTTTAGACAATTTATTGTCATGAGCCATTTTAAAGGGCATATTGCAGCTGGATTTGGAGGAGCATTAAAACAGCTTGCTATGGGATTTGCTTCAAGAGGTGGCAAACTGGAACAGCATTCTGGCATATCACCTATTGTTGATGCTAAAAGTTGTATATCTTGTGGAATCTGTGTAAAGAAATGCAACTTTAGTGCTATTCAAATTAATAAAACTGCAGTAATTGATCAAAATAAATGTGTTGGTTGTGCAGGATGCATAGCTGTCTGTCCAAAGAGTGCAATCAGAAACACTTGGGGAGGAGCACATTTTCATGAGAAACTTGCCGAGTATGCTTACGGAGCTTCAAAAGACAAGGATATCATATATATCACCTTTGTTACCAATATTACAGATGAGTGTGATTGCGTTGGTGCACCTATGAAACCAATTACAAATAATATTGGTATTCTTGCTGCAAAAGATCCTGTTGCTTTAGATACAGCATGTTTAGATTTGGTTCAGAAAAATAGTGGAAAGAAGCTTTTTGAAAAAGGAAGGTCAGTTCTTAAACATGCTGAGAAAATTGGGCTTGGAAAGATGGAGTATCAACTTATTCAAATCAATAATGGATAAGTGAAAGTTTAATATAGGCATAAATTTTTGACATATATTGATATTCTCGAAAATTCACAATTATTTTTAATACCATTTTTTAATCTATTTTTGTATGTAGTTCGATTTCTAATATGTTTTGAATCTGAATATTTTAAATAATATCAATATTTTTATGTAAACAAAATTTGAAGGAAACAATTAATATTTTCAATATCAAATTATTTTATCCTCATTTACTATTTGTAAATGTCAATATAAAACAGTTTGAATATATACAGTCTATTATAGACAATATAATACAAACATATCCACAAATGAGTGATAATGAAATTTCAGAATATATTGATTACTGTAAAAATAGAACAGTTAAGATTAAGAAATAATACAATGCTGTTTGCAGCTTTGGAATAAACAAAGGAATACTTTTTTTGGGGACTTATATTCCTAAGAATTATAACTATGATATTTATGAACATGAAAAAAATTAATATGAAAACTATAAATAAGGGTTTTCCGATTTCACTATATACAATTGAAAATCGTTTTTGTATAAGGTGAAATAGGAAAATCCTTTTTTTCTTTTACCATTGCCAATAGAAATACATATATCGTACAATTCTAGAATATTAACACAGAGAAAAATAAAATATATTTGATTTAGCTTCATTGATAAACTAAAAGGTCTATTGACAAACAATTTTATTCATTTGGGCCTAAACTTTGTATTACAGGAAACTATTTATATATGATTCCAGCACTAACTATTGCTGCTATATGGATAACGGTTTTAATCCATAGGTTTAGGATGAAATTTTATTGTTAGAATGAAAAAACTTATTATTGTATTTTTTTAAGAAATTTTACTTTTTTAACTTTTTACAATTTTCTGATACTCGACTCCCCAAATTTCCATAGCTTTGATTATTGGACGCATACGTTCGCCTAATTCACTTAAGGAGTACTCAACACGTGGGGGTATTTATGGATAAACAGTGCGAATAATAAGTCCATCAGCTTCCATAGACCTTAAACTATCAGTCAATACCTTTTGACTTATACCTGGGATGTTTTTTTATGTTCGTTAAAGCGATGAGGACGTTGAAGTAGATTTCGCAAAATCAATAATTTCCATTTGCTGCCAATCAGTTGAACTGTAGTTGATACAGGACATTCTGGTAATTCTTCTTTTGTCAGCATAGTATCATCTCCTCTATAAGTATATTTCTGAATGTTACATTAAAATAATAATCTAAGATTATTTTTAAACAACTTAGTTATAAAAATATAACTAAGTAATAGAAATGTGCGTACTTTAATTTTTCAAAAGTGAAGTTAAAATAATAATTACAGTCTAACAAAAATTGTAAAATCAAAATGGAGGTGAATATTATAGCACTTTCTGATCTATTTGAATGGAACAAAAATGAGGCTGTATCTTCATGCGGTTCTTCATGTGGAGCTTCAGATGAAACTTCTGAGAGACCTGCTTCATGTGGTGCTGCAGATGATGCACCTGCTGCTTGTGGTACAACTGACAAACCAGAAGAGAAACCTACAGCTTGTGGTTCTGCCTGCGGTGCTGGCGACAATGAATAGTAAGTCAAACACATTAAAAACATCTTCGGTATAGATGCTCTTGCCGGGGTCTTTTACAAAAAATAAACTACTGTTAGTTTTCATATAAAAAGAGGTAATTAATAATGAAAAAATATTTTGCTTTTCAGTGGCACATTACAGACGAATGAGATCAACGTTGTAAACATTGTTATATCTTCTCAGAAAACAATTGTAAGAATATTGAGTCTATGAGTTGGAAGCAGATGCAACATGTCGTTGAAAACTGCTGCAATATGTGTGAGACGTATGAACGATTACCATATTTTTATATTACAGGTGGAGACCCTATTCTTCATCAAAATTTTTGGGATCTACTACAGCTACTTAAAAAGAAAAAGATTCCATTTACAATACTCGGTAACCCTTATCATTTAAGTGACCAAGTATGCAAAAAACTGAAAGAATATGGATGACAGAAATACCAACTTTCAATTGATGGGATGAGGGGAACTCATGATTGGTTTAGGAAGCCTGACTTCTTTGATTGCACTCATGAAAAATCTCTTGCATTAAAAGTGCAGGTATTCGTTCTGTTATAATGACAACTGTGTCTGGAAAAAACATTAAAGAAATACCTAATATTATTGATACTATTGTGGATTATAAGGTAGATGTATATGCTTTTGCAAGGTATTGTCCAACTAGTGAGGAAAAGGATATAGGAATAACCTCAAATGAGTATCGGGATTTGTTGGATATATGTTTTCAGAAATTTACGAGATATGAAAAAGAGGGTTTCCAGACATATTTTAACCTAAAAGACCATCTCTGGACACTCTACAAATACGAGGAGGTAGTATAATGGAATTATTGGATTTAATTAAAAAAAGAAGGTCTATTCGCAAATATCAAGATAAGCAAATTCCAAAAGAGGATTTAGAAAAAATAATAGAAGCAGGCCTATATGCTCCAAATGCAGGTGGAAGACAAGGAACTATTATTGTCGGTGTTCATAACAAAGAATTGACAGAAACAATTGGAAAGCTTAATTTTGCATGCTTTGATAGAAGTAAGATTGCTGGTTCATACGTATCTAAAGACCAACCATCAATCATTGATGATCCCACTATCAATAATGCTTTTTATGGTGCACCTTCAGTTTGTGTGGTATTTTCTGCAAAAAACTTCTTAAATAGCATAGCAGATGCTTTTTGCTGTACAGAAAACATGGTATTAGAGGCTACTGCCTTAGGTATTTCTTCTTGTATTATAGCAAGAGCTGAAGACACATTTGAAAATGAATTGGGTAAAAAATTATTAAAGGATTGGCAAATTCCTGAAAACTATGTTGCAAGATGCTTTGTTATATTTGGGTATTGTGACGGACCATATCCTGATATAAAACCAAGAAAAGAAGGAAGAAGCCGAATAATTGAATAGAATATGTAAAACTTCATAGATAATCATTAGATAGAGTAAATTAATTACTTGTGTAACAGATGCAATCACTAATACAAAGAGGGCTATCTAAATAACAAGATAATATTTTAAAATGGTATTATATATGGAAAATTTATACTAAATACTAAGATATACAAAATAACCGAGGGTGTTTAAAAATCTTCTTTGACACCCTCTATAATACTAAACTTTATAAATTTCTTAGCACAATTATAAATCCATCCAAAATTTGATGACTAATTTTAAAACCTTTATTTAGATAAAATTTAAGTGCATTTTCATTTCCATTTGATACAAAGATAAATATGTCATTTATGTAATCAAAGGAATTTAACCACTCCATAGACTTATCAAATAACATGCTTCCAATTCCTCTGTTTCTATATTCATCTTTTATGTAAAACTGTGAAAGACAGCCTACATCTTCACCATTTACAGAATTGAAATCAAAAAATGCATCACAGTTTAATGTTGCGAAATTATTTGTGTAGATATATTTGGAAGCAATATTGCTATAAGCATACCCTACAACTTCTTCACCATCTTTAGCTACAACTATGAAATTGGCCTTTGAACTTTTAAGTGCAGGAAGCATCCTTATTTCAAAGGACATTCCATCGAAAAATTCTGGATGAATCTTTGCTAAAAATTTTTGATATATCATTAATTCATTACATAATTCCTTAATACGTAAAACATTATCTTCAGAAATTACCTCATAATAAACACTCATATTTTCCTCCATATTGTAATTTTACTTTAGATATAATTCTATCAAAAACTACTAATAAAGCCAATGGTGATGGTTTTAACAGTATAATAATGTTTCTTATTTTCATGAAATAATATTAATGCTAAAATGATATTATAATACATATTCTTGATATAGTTTAGCCAAAAATTAATTTTGAAAGGATAAAATTGAAAATGAAATTTGGGAAAAACACAATTTTTGAAAGAGATTTTTTAATGAAGAATTTAATGGGACCTAATTGTCTTAGATTAATAGAAGAATTAACTCAAAAAATTAACTTGCAGCCTAATATGCGTGTTTTGGATTTAGGTTGTGGTACTGGCTTGACTTCTATTTTTTTAGCTAAGGAGTTTAACGTTCAAGTGTTTGCAATAGACCTTTGGATAAATCCAACAGAAAATTATCAACGTTTTAAAGAGTTTGGTCTTGATGATAAGATAATTCCAATTCATGCTGAAGCACATGCATTGCCTTTTGCAAATAATTACTTTGATGCGGTTATAAGTATTGATTCCTATCACTATTATGGAGCTGAAACAGAATTTCTTGATCAATATATTGTTCCATTAGTAAAAGAAAATGGTATAATAGCAGTTTCTGTACCTGGATTGAAAGAAGATTTTTTTCAAGGAGTGCCAGAGGAATTAAAACCATTTTGGCAAGAGGACATGAAATTCTATTCAGCTAAATGGTGGAAAACACTATGGGAAAAGTCGCCTAATATTATAATTAACCAATGCTTTTCACACACTTGCCACATGGAGGCTTGGAACGATTGGTTGCAATGTGATAATCCATATGCACGAAGCGATATTAAATTAATGGAAGCTGAGAATGGAAACTATTTTGATACAATTGGACTTACAGCAAGGATTGTATAGGAGATGCTAAATATAAAAAATTAGAATGATAAAAACTATGCTAAAAATTATATAATTAGCATTATAAGAATAAAATTAACAGTACTTATGGGATACACATAATTATTTATGAATAATTTAGTAACATGGTAATTCAAGCGTTTAAACAAGTAAATGGAAATGCTAAAGTTATATAAATTCGAATTAATAAGTATATTTGCGGACAAACTAATTTAAAAAAGTGATGTAATAGGTGATATTACTTTGAATCCGGATATGATTTTTTATGAGCCGCCTGTTCTTAACTATGAACTTGGAAAATACTTAAAGAACAAATTTTCACATATTCCATGGATACCAATAGAAAATCACAACAATATCGAACACTTACAAAAAAAACAAAATAATGAATTTGCTAAAATGAAGCGTCATCTTGTAATTGGCGTTAGAAAATCTTTAAAATACACACCCAATAATAAGATTTCTAATTTCTTAGTACCGTATACTTCGTCAGGTTGCAGTGCTATGTGCCTTTATTGTTATTTGGTTTGTAATTATAATAAATGCTCATATTTCAGATTGTTTGTCAATCGTGAAGAAATGATGGATAAATTGCTCAAGACTGCAAGACAATCGGAAAAGGAACTTATATTTGAAATTGGGAGTAATAGCGATTTGGTTTTAGAAAATACAATTACGGGAAATTTAGAATGGACAATCGAACAATTTAGTAGATGTGAAAAAGGTTACCTTACATTCCCAACAAAGTTTGATATGGTAGAGCCTTTCCTTCCACTAAACCATAGAGGGCGTGTTATCATGCGAATGAGTGTAAATCCACAAGAAATTATTCAAAAGGTTGAATTTGGAACATCATCTTTAGTAAAAAGGATTAATGCTTTAAACAAAATGTGCGATGCAGGATATAAAGTGGGTATGCTGATAGCTCCTGTAGTATTGGTGGATAATTGGATGGAACTGTATAAGCGTTTAATTAATCAACTGTCAGATCAACTTTCTGAAAAAGTAAAAAATCAACTTTTTATTGAAATAATTTTTATGACGTACAGCTATGTTCATAAAGCTATCAATAATGATGCGTTTCCTAATACCATAGAGTTGTATGATAAATCTATTATGACTGGTCGAGGTAGGGGGAAATATTGTTATAAAGAAGAAATTAGGGCTGTTGGTGAACGGTTTTTGAGAGAACAACTCGAACAAAAACTTGGTAATATTCCGATAGTCTATGTTGTTTAATTTCGCCTCGAACGAGGTACCTTTAGTACTCTTATAATATGATTGGTTAATATTAAATAATGGTAAACAATAAATAGCCAAAAATTCGTTATTAAAAAATATATGAAATTTAACAAAGAAAAAATGATTAACATAGAGTTATTAAAAAAATATAATGAAAAATTGTTTGTTTTTTAAATATAGAAATTAACTTATATTTTTAATAAAATTTAATACTTCAGTAAGATCATTAATAGGTTTATTACACACAAAATCTTTACATATATACACAGTTGTTTTATTGTTAACTATATCTTGATACTTTGTATATTCAGCAATTTTGTGAAGTTTATGAGCTTCTTTTTCATTTGTCGGTTTAAATAATATGACCTTATTAGGCAGGAATTCATTTCTTAGTATTTTTATTATTTGTTTTGTTTCTTCAGAATCAGGATTACCAACAATTACTATCTCAAAATTACAAGTCAAAGCATAATCAACAGAGCACAATAAATATGAATATCCTATTGGATGTTCTTTAACAGCTTTTGAAAAAGAGACATAAAATTCGTGAGCTTTTTCTTCAAAACTGATATTTCCAGTAATCCTTGAAAGTTTAAGTAAATTCATAGCCATTACAGAGTTTCCAGAAGGAATAGCACCATCATATATTTCTTTATTCCTAATCAATAGTTGTTCATTATCATATGGAGTAAAGTAAAAACCTCCTTTTTTATCATCACTGAAGTATTTAAAAACATCATCATTTAGTTTCAAAGCTGCTTCTAAATAATTAATTTCAAATGTTGCTTCATATAGTTCAAGAAGTCCCCATATCATAAATGCATAATCATCAAGATAAGCTAATATCCTCCATTCACCATCTTTATACATATGATAAAGTCTATTATTTTGCATTAGACTATCTAATATGAATTCGCATGCCTTTTTTGCAGCAATAATATACTCATTATTTTCAAATGCTTTATAAGCTTTGCTTAATGCTGCAATCATTAGACCATTCCAATCAACCAAAATCTTATCATCAAGAAATGGCTTTTGTCTTTTTTCTCTAACTAAAAAAAGTTTTTTTAATATTTCTTCAATTTTATCTTCTAAATTAAGAATATCAAAGTCATTTTGTAATTCAACTAATGGTTTTTTTAAATATAAAATATTAGCTCCTGTTTCTCTGCCAGTAGCCTCTTCTAAGAAATTACCTTCATGCTTAATATTAAATACTTTTGTAAATATGTTGAATTCATCTTGATCTAAAACATTTTCAAGTTCTTCATATGACCACAAATAAAATTTGCCTTCCTTACCTTCACTATCAGCATCTTCAGCCGAAAAAAAACCACCATTTTCAGAAGTTAAGTTTCTTAAAACGTATTGAATTGTTTTATTTACTACATTTTCATATTTCTTATTTTTAGTTTCTAAATAGCACTCAGTATATGCTATTGTTAGCAATGCCTGGTCATATAGCATTTTTTCAAAATGAGGTACTTTCCAATATTTATCAGTAGAATATCTATGAAACCCATAACCTACATGATCAAATATTCCCCCACTACTCATTTTATCAAGTGATTGAACTACCATATTTAAGACATCTTTATTTTTAGTTCTTTTCCAATATCTTAATAGAAACATAAAATTATGCGGAGATGGAAATTTTGGGGCGCTACCAAATCCTCCGTTTTCATTGTCATATATATGTCTAAATTGGCTATAAGCTTCATCTATTACATCAGTATTCATTTTAGTGCCATTACTTTCTATTGTGATATTTCTTAAGCTCGAATGAAGTTGTTGTGTAATTTTCTGAATCTCATCATATCTTTTTTCCCATATCTCTTTTATTAATGGAATTAATTCTAACATTCCTATTCTTCCATACCTGCTATTTTTAGGGATATATGTTGCAGCATAAAAAGGCTGTTTATCAGGTGTCATAATAATAGTTAAAGGCCATCCTCCGCTACCAGTTAGCAACTGACAAACATTCATATATATAGCGTCAATATCTGGTCTTTCTTCTCTATCTACTTTTATATTTATAAACGTATCATTCATTAACCTTGCAACTTCATCATCTTCAAAACTTTCATGTGCCATAACATGGCACCAATGGCAAGTGGAATATCCAATGCTTAAAAATACAGGTTTATTTTCTATCTTTGCAGTGTTAAAAGCTTCTTCGCACCAAGGATACCAGTCAACAGGATTATAAGCATGTTGGAGTAGGTAAGGTGACTTTTCATTTATTAATCTATTAGCTTTTAATTTTTTATTTAATTCTTTTTTAGAATAAGACATTGTATACTCCAAAAATTAAGATTTAT
Proteins encoded in this region:
- a CDS encoding GNAT family N-acetyltransferase, with product MSVYYEVISEDNVLRIKELCNELMIYQKFLAKIHPEFFDGMSFEIRMLPALKSSKANFIVVAKDGEEVVGYAYSNIASKYIYTNNFATLNCDAFFDFNSVNGEDVGCLSQFYIKDEYRNRGIGSMLFDKSMEWLNSFDYINDIFIFVSNGNENALKFYLNKGFKISHQILDGFIIVLRNL
- a CDS encoding nitroreductase family protein is translated as MELLDLIKKRRSIRKYQDKQIPKEDLEKIIEAGLYAPNAGGRQGTIIVGVHNKELTETIGKLNFACFDRSKIAGSYVSKDQPSIIDDPTINNAFYGAPSVCVVFSAKNFLNSIADAFCCTENMVLEATALGISSCIIARAEDTFENELGKKLLKDWQIPENYVARCFVIFGYCDGPYPDIKPRKEGRSRIIE
- a CDS encoding radical SAM protein, with product MIFYEPPVLNYELGKYLKNKFSHIPWIPIENHNNIEHLQKKQNNEFAKMKRHLVIGVRKSLKYTPNNKISNFLVPYTSSGCSAMCLYCYLVCNYNKCSYFRLFVNREEMMDKLLKTARQSEKELIFEIGSNSDLVLENTITGNLEWTIEQFSRCEKGYLTFPTKFDMVEPFLPLNHRGRVIMRMSVNPQEIIQKVEFGTSSLVKRINALNKMCDAGYKVGMLIAPVVLVDNWMELYKRLINQLSDQLSEKVKNQLFIEIIFMTYSYVHKAINNDAFPNTIELYDKSIMTGRGRGKYCYKEEIRAVGERFLREQLEQKLGNIPIVYVV
- a CDS encoding thioredoxin domain-containing protein; protein product: MSYSKKELNKKLKANRLINEKSPYLLQHAYNPVDWYPWCEEAFNTAKIENKPVFLSIGYSTCHWCHVMAHESFEDDEVARLMNDTFINIKVDREERPDIDAIYMNVCQLLTGSGGWPLTIIMTPDKQPFYAATYIPKNSRYGRIGMLELIPLIKEIWEKRYDEIQKITQQLHSSLRNITIESNGTKMNTDVIDEAYSQFRHIYDNENGGFGSAPKFPSPHNFMFLLRYWKRTKNKDVLNMVVQSLDKMSSGGIFDHVGYGFHRYSTDKYWKVPHFEKMLYDQALLTIAYTECYLETKNKKYENVVNKTIQYVLRNLTSENGGFFSAEDADSEGKEGKFYLWSYEELENVLDQDEFNIFTKVFNIKHEGNFLEEATGRETGANILYLKKPLVELQNDFDILNLEDKIEEILKKLFLVREKRQKPFLDDKILVDWNGLMIAALSKAYKAFENNEYIIAAKKACEFILDSLMQNNRLYHMYKDGEWRILAYLDDYAFMIWGLLELYEATFEINYLEAALKLNDDVFKYFSDDKKGGFYFTPYDNEQLLIRNKEIYDGAIPSGNSVMAMNLLKLSRITGNISFEEKAHEFYVSFSKAVKEHPIGYSYLLCSVDYALTCNFEIVIVGNPDSEETKQIIKILRNEFLPNKVILFKPTNEKEAHKLHKIAEYTKYQDIVNNKTTVYICKDFVCNKPINDLTEVLNFIKNIS
- a CDS encoding DUF362 domain-containing protein, which gives rise to MSKVYFIRNTQSNYEQLGKDALELLKKVVSETGYKFENEIAIKVHFGEKGNKTFIPAKCYDEIINYLKGNGISPYYIETNVLYRGSRTTTDLHVETAKEHGFTQIPIIIADGDIGTEYDEIEINKEYIKKCKIGKGYGKFRQFIVMSHFKGHIAAGFGGALKQLAMGFASRGGKLEQHSGISPIVDAKSCISCGICVKKCNFSAIQINKTAVIDQNKCVGCAGCIAVCPKSAIRNTWGGAHFHEKLAEYAYGASKDKDIIYITFVTNITDECDCVGAPMKPITNNIGILAAKDPVALDTACLDLVQKNSGKKLFEKGRSVLKHAEKIGLGKMEYQLIQINNG
- a CDS encoding cyclopropane-fatty-acyl-phospholipid synthase family protein; the protein is MKFGKNTIFERDFLMKNLMGPNCLRLIEELTQKINLQPNMRVLDLGCGTGLTSIFLAKEFNVQVFAIDLWINPTENYQRFKEFGLDDKIIPIHAEAHALPFANNYFDAVISIDSYHYYGAETEFLDQYIVPLVKENGIIAVSVPGLKEDFFQGVPEELKPFWQEDMKFYSAKWWKTLWEKSPNIIINQCFSHTCHMEAWNDWLQCDNPYARSDIKLMEAENGNYFDTIGLTARIV
- the acgA gene encoding ACGX-repeat peptide → MEVNIIALSDLFEWNKNEAVSSCGSSCGASDETSERPASCGAADDAPAACGTTDKPEEKPTACGSACGAGDNE